A stretch of the Serratia marcescens genome encodes the following:
- a CDS encoding fimbria/pilus outer membrane usher protein, which yields MAHKRITTLAPKRLVKLINGVIYFSAVPFSFSQMAMAEEQFNTSFIHGDDNIAQVASLASGDDILPGKYPFDIYLNGQRIDHREIEFKKESKDSPVAPCLTAVDYQDYGVKLPGDLTTAGAAQCYALPQEISGAKLSYDAAVQRMDLEVPQVFLIPRPQGAISPKVYDRGINAGFVNYNFSGTHNRYGNNQNDKTSDYYFLSLNNGLNIGDWRLRNNSTLNQQSGAGTHWKNISSWAETDIVSLRSRLVIGQTNTNNNVFDSIQFRGVQMSSADDMLPESQRGYAPVVRGVATTNARVEVRQNGYTIYSTNVPPGPFALTDIFPSTLSGNLDVTVIEANGSRTSFVVPFSSVPNMLREGIWNYQLTAGKYHDGTSRYQPKFVQGTLSHGMAYDITPYGGVLVAENYRSAVVGLGKNLGNWGAVSFDMSYSDTNLVNGDDKQGESFRFLYSKSLNDWGTEFRIAGYRYSTSGYYDFSDAVAERERYENGYYRNDYYDQNDRNLGVPDWAESRRRSYYTSRFNNKRQRVELSVNQRIAGSSTLYANLSNQSYWGGSGEDRTVQTGFNSSYKNISYGVFYQDSRSNYGYKDRSVNLTVSIPFSFFSKDSSDMTASFNAGHSKQSGNTYSAGLSGTALDDNRLNYAVQSGHDRYSGQTSSANVGYQGSMGTINAGYSYSKDYQQSSLGVAGGIVAHSGGVTLTQPLQNTFVLVEAKDAKGVRIENQPGVAIDRFGYAVMTSASPYRHNRVALRTEDIGNGLDIPMAARDVVPTYGAITRVKFETHTGQSLLVHSKMADGSVPPIGANVFSADGKNNGTVGTNGDIYISGASAGDRLLVKWGNDTGESCSLVVPELKAATEQLMGYQELSLTCGKP from the coding sequence ATGGCACACAAAAGAATAACAACCCTCGCGCCAAAACGTTTGGTGAAGCTGATTAATGGTGTAATTTATTTTTCTGCTGTGCCTTTTTCATTCTCACAGATGGCCATGGCGGAGGAGCAGTTCAACACCTCCTTCATCCATGGCGATGACAATATCGCCCAAGTGGCGTCGTTGGCCAGCGGGGATGATATTCTGCCGGGTAAATATCCGTTTGATATCTATCTCAACGGGCAGCGTATCGATCACCGCGAGATCGAGTTCAAGAAAGAATCCAAAGACTCCCCGGTAGCGCCGTGCCTGACGGCTGTGGATTACCAGGATTACGGCGTAAAGCTGCCCGGCGATCTGACCACCGCTGGCGCCGCGCAATGCTATGCATTGCCGCAAGAAATCTCCGGCGCCAAGCTGAGCTATGACGCCGCCGTACAGCGTATGGATCTGGAAGTGCCGCAGGTGTTTCTGATCCCGCGCCCGCAAGGTGCCATTTCACCGAAAGTTTACGATCGCGGCATCAACGCCGGCTTTGTAAACTATAACTTTAGCGGCACCCATAACCGCTATGGCAATAACCAGAACGACAAGACTTCTGACTATTACTTCCTGAGCCTTAACAATGGCCTTAATATTGGCGATTGGCGCCTGCGCAACAACTCGACGCTGAACCAGCAGTCGGGTGCCGGCACGCACTGGAAGAACATTTCCAGCTGGGCGGAAACGGATATCGTTTCTCTGCGCAGCCGTCTGGTGATCGGCCAGACCAACACTAACAACAACGTTTTCGACAGCATCCAGTTCCGCGGTGTGCAGATGTCCAGCGCCGACGATATGCTGCCGGAAAGCCAGCGCGGCTATGCGCCGGTGGTGCGCGGCGTGGCGACGACCAACGCGCGCGTTGAAGTGCGTCAGAACGGTTATACCATTTACAGCACCAACGTTCCGCCAGGGCCGTTTGCGCTGACGGACATTTTCCCAAGCACCCTGAGCGGTAACCTGGACGTGACGGTCATCGAAGCCAACGGTTCGAGAACCTCTTTCGTCGTGCCATTCTCCTCGGTGCCGAACATGCTGCGCGAAGGGATTTGGAACTATCAGCTGACCGCCGGTAAATACCACGACGGCACCAGCCGCTATCAGCCCAAGTTTGTCCAAGGCACCTTGTCGCACGGCATGGCGTATGACATCACGCCTTACGGCGGCGTGCTGGTGGCGGAGAACTACCGTTCAGCGGTCGTGGGCCTCGGTAAAAACCTGGGGAACTGGGGGGCCGTCTCTTTTGATATGTCCTATTCCGACACCAACCTGGTGAACGGTGATGACAAACAAGGGGAGAGTTTCCGTTTCCTGTATTCCAAGTCGCTCAACGACTGGGGGACGGAATTCCGCATTGCCGGTTACCGTTACTCGACCTCCGGATATTATGATTTCTCCGATGCGGTGGCCGAGCGTGAACGCTATGAGAACGGTTATTACCGGAACGATTACTACGATCAAAACGATCGCAACCTGGGCGTGCCGGATTGGGCGGAATCGCGCCGTCGCAGCTATTACACCAGCCGTTTCAACAACAAACGCCAGCGCGTTGAGCTGTCTGTCAACCAGCGCATCGCCGGTAGCTCGACGCTGTACGCTAACCTCAGCAACCAGTCTTACTGGGGCGGGTCCGGTGAAGATCGCACCGTACAAACCGGTTTCAACAGCAGCTATAAAAATATCAGCTATGGCGTCTTCTATCAGGACAGCCGCAGCAACTACGGCTATAAAGACCGCAGCGTCAACCTGACCGTGTCGATTCCGTTCAGCTTCTTCAGCAAGGACTCGTCGGACATGACCGCCAGCTTCAACGCCGGCCACAGCAAGCAGAGCGGCAATACCTACAGCGCCGGCCTGAGCGGCACCGCGCTGGATGACAACCGCTTGAACTATGCGGTGCAAAGCGGTCATGATCGTTATTCGGGCCAAACCAGCTCGGCCAACGTCGGTTATCAGGGCAGCATGGGGACCATCAATGCCGGTTATAGCTACAGCAAAGATTATCAGCAGTCTTCGTTGGGCGTGGCGGGCGGCATCGTCGCGCACTCCGGCGGTGTGACGCTGACCCAGCCGCTGCAGAATACGTTTGTGCTGGTGGAGGCGAAAGACGCCAAGGGCGTTCGTATCGAAAACCAACCGGGTGTCGCCATCGACCGCTTCGGTTACGCGGTGATGACCTCTGCGTCGCCATACCGCCATAACCGCGTGGCGCTGCGCACCGAAGATATCGGCAACGGCCTGGATATCCCGATGGCGGCGAGAGACGTGGTGCCGACTTACGGCGCAATCACCCGCGTGAAGTTTGAAACGCATACGGGCCAAAGCCTGTTGGTACACAGCAAGATGGCCGACGGCAGCGTACCGCCGATTGGCGCCAACGTCTTCAGTGCGGACGGCAAGAACAACGGTACTGTCGGTACCAACGGCGATATTTATATTTCAGGGGCTTCCGCAGGGGATCGCCTGCTGGTGAAATGGGGCAACGACACGGGCGAGAGCTGCTCACTGGTGGTGCCGGAATTGAAAGCGGCGACTGAACAGTTGATGGGTTATCAGGAACTTTCGCTGACCTGCGGAAAACCGTAA
- a CDS encoding fimbrial protein — protein MSSLLKHKNLGLAAGLLVTLGAFSQSSYALSCKQNGSIRQDIVLDKAIKVSTANTAPGALLWRSQTFTSTFQCTDDWNNPKGENAYLYWDPQSRMSQIHNSIEVGVTYQGVDVKPTKGARQDVGPGTECRRSGSRCLSPARPLTVTVSYAIYIKATGKAPPAGGKINDNNSYSVFQVDGVGGLNGTPNSNFNAYISGLGNIQFISCNPKITVVANNGSTVNFGTIPRQNAVVGKIEKQVPFSVAANMSDPTTGQDCQGETLQASFSSTYPLQDNSVILPTSDSGFGILISQAATPNTPIMMNSPVDLGLVNGTIVEKNFMASLKWLSTNPKVGPFSASANIDVTFK, from the coding sequence ATGTCTTCTTTGTTAAAGCACAAGAATCTCGGGTTGGCGGCTGGGCTGCTGGTCACGCTGGGCGCGTTTTCGCAGAGCAGCTATGCGCTGTCTTGTAAGCAGAACGGCAGCATTCGCCAGGATATCGTGCTGGATAAAGCCATCAAGGTGTCGACCGCCAATACCGCGCCGGGCGCGTTGCTGTGGCGTTCGCAGACCTTTACTTCGACTTTCCAATGTACAGATGACTGGAACAACCCGAAAGGGGAGAATGCCTACCTGTACTGGGATCCGCAGTCCCGGATGAGCCAGATCCATAACTCGATCGAAGTGGGCGTTACTTATCAGGGGGTTGACGTCAAACCGACGAAAGGCGCACGTCAGGACGTGGGGCCCGGCACGGAATGCCGCCGTTCGGGTAGCCGCTGCCTGTCTCCGGCCAGACCGCTGACGGTAACCGTGTCTTACGCTATCTATATTAAAGCAACCGGCAAAGCGCCTCCGGCCGGCGGCAAGATCAACGACAACAACTCCTACTCGGTGTTTCAGGTTGATGGCGTCGGCGGCTTGAACGGCACGCCGAACAGTAACTTTAACGCCTACATTTCCGGGTTGGGCAACATTCAGTTTATTTCCTGCAACCCGAAAATCACCGTCGTGGCCAACAACGGTTCGACGGTGAATTTTGGCACTATCCCGCGTCAAAATGCGGTGGTGGGTAAAATCGAGAAACAGGTGCCGTTCTCGGTTGCCGCCAATATGTCCGATCCGACGACCGGGCAGGACTGCCAGGGGGAAACGTTGCAGGCCAGCTTCAGCAGCACTTATCCGCTGCAGGATAACAGCGTGATCCTGCCGACCAGCGACAGCGGCTTCGGTATTTTGATCTCGCAGGCGGCCACGCCGAATACGCCGATCATGATGAACAGCCCGGTCGATCTGGGTCTGGTCAACGGCACCATCGTTGAAAAGAACTTCATGGCCAGCCTGAAATGGTTGAGCACCAACCCGAAAGTGGGGCCATTCAGCGCTTCGGCGAATATTGACGTCACCTTCAAATAA